In the genome of Actinomycetota bacterium, one region contains:
- a CDS encoding maleylpyruvate isomerase N-terminal domain-containing protein — translation MSQDRPYIEQNTRERERLRALVARLGDDELRGAVNEHWTVAGVLAHVAFWDARVLALADKLERGVAFSPSDEEPEDVDWINDATRPLIDAIAPRDAAQLAVRLAEETDQRVAAIDPDRMWPNDPTSPINPLRAAHRGEHLDDIETALASGFGH, via the coding sequence ATGTCCCAGGATCGCCCTTACATCGAGCAGAACACCCGGGAGCGGGAGCGCCTGCGGGCCCTGGTCGCGCGGCTGGGGGACGACGAGCTTCGCGGCGCGGTGAACGAGCACTGGACGGTGGCCGGCGTCCTCGCCCACGTCGCGTTCTGGGACGCGCGTGTCCTGGCCCTGGCCGACAAGCTGGAGCGAGGCGTGGCGTTCTCCCCGTCCGACGAGGAGCCCGAGGACGTGGACTGGATCAACGACGCAACGCGCCCGCTCATCGACGCCATCGCGCCGCGTGACGCGGCCCAGCTCGCGGTGCGCCTGGCAGAGGAGACCGATCAGCGCGTCGCCGCCATCGACCCCGACCGAATGTGGCCGAACGACCCCACCAGCCCGATCAACCCCCTGCGGGCGGCTCACCGCGGCGAGCACCT
- a CDS encoding BON domain-containing protein: MKRIRTFIAGTAAGAGFAYFWDPDRGKVRRDTALDQLRAVLGRSGRRMPDEVYVEDTRLKDRIESGVFSSHDLPKGQVNVTVVDGVAELRGQLQTPEDINRLVRGVERVPGVVDVRSMLHLPGTPAPNKREAREAAG, from the coding sequence ATGAAACGGATCCGAACCTTCATCGCCGGCACGGCGGCGGGTGCCGGCTTCGCCTACTTCTGGGACCCGGACCGCGGCAAGGTCCGCCGGGACACGGCCCTCGATCAGCTCCGAGCCGTCCTCGGCCGGTCCGGCCGCCGCATGCCGGACGAGGTGTACGTCGAGGACACCCGCCTCAAGGACCGCATCGAGAGCGGGGTGTTCTCGTCGCACGACCTCCCCAAGGGCCAGGTGAACGTCACGGTGGTGGACGGCGTGGCCGAGCTCCGCGGCCAGCTCCAGACCCCCGAGGACATCAACCGGCTGGTCCGGGGCGTGGAGCGCGTCCCGGGGGTCGTGGACGTCCGGAGCATGCTGCACCTGCCCGGGACGCCGGCGCCGAACAAGCGGGAAGCCCGAGAGGCCGCCGGCTAG
- a CDS encoding ABC transporter permease encodes MSREAMATGTGTRPPVAQVRRPAGTVSQDLRAVKIVWQRELIRFFQDRARIISSLLQPILFLFVLGAGLSTLVTGGTGGLDLRTFMFPGVVAMSTMFTALFSAGSIVWDREFGFLREMLVAPVHRSAIVLGKCVGGATVATLQGLIVLALAGFVGVPYDPALLLTLVVELLLLSFTLTALGVMVAARIKNIQTFFALTQVFLLPMFFLSGSLYPLTGLPTWLHVLTRIDPLTYVVDPMRRAVFAHLTISPFVRAKLSPGVTWGSWRVPTLLELALVAVVGLALLGVGILQFRRTE; translated from the coding sequence GTGAGCCGCGAGGCGATGGCGACCGGCACCGGAACCCGCCCGCCCGTGGCCCAGGTCCGCCGGCCGGCGGGGACCGTCTCTCAGGACCTCCGGGCCGTCAAGATCGTGTGGCAGCGCGAGCTGATCCGGTTCTTCCAGGACCGGGCCCGGATCATCTCCTCGCTCCTCCAGCCCATCCTGTTCCTGTTCGTGCTGGGAGCGGGCCTGTCGACCCTGGTGACAGGGGGGACCGGCGGGCTGGACCTGCGCACGTTCATGTTCCCGGGCGTGGTGGCGATGTCGACCATGTTCACCGCCCTGTTCTCCGCCGGCTCGATCGTGTGGGACCGGGAGTTCGGGTTCCTGCGGGAGATGCTGGTGGCCCCGGTCCACCGGAGCGCGATCGTGCTCGGGAAATGCGTGGGAGGAGCGACGGTGGCCACGCTCCAGGGACTGATCGTCCTGGCCCTGGCTGGGTTCGTCGGCGTGCCCTACGACCCGGCGCTGCTGCTGACGCTGGTGGTCGAGCTGCTGCTGCTGTCGTTCACCCTCACCGCGCTCGGGGTGATGGTGGCCGCGCGGATCAAGAACATCCAGACGTTTTTCGCCCTGACCCAGGTGTTCCTGCTGCCGATGTTCTTCCTGTCCGGCTCGCTGTATCCGCTCACCGGCCTCCCCACGTGGCTGCACGTGCTGACCCGGATCGACCCGCTCACGTACGTCGTGGACCCCATGCGCCGGGCGGTGTTCGCACACCTCACCATCAGCCCGTTCGTGCGGGCCAAGCTCAGCCCGGGGGTGACCTGGGGAAGCTGGCGGGTGCCGACGCTGCTCGAGCTGGCCCTGGTCGCCGTGGTCGGCCTGGCCCTGCTCGGCGTGGGGATCCTCCAGTTCCGCCGGACGGAGTAG
- a CDS encoding ATP-binding cassette domain-containing protein, translated as MRGLAKRYGDIVAVAGVDFAVRRGELFGFLGPNGAGKTTTINMLCTLARPTAGQASVAGYDVVTQRDEVRQMIGLVFQDTTLDGYLSAEQNLRFHAELYGMPRSEFGPRMRQVLEMVDLWDRKDSRVQTFSGGMMRRLEIARGLLHAPHVLFLDEPTIGLDPQTRASIWDYIRELRTREDVTIFFTTHYMDEAEYCDRIAIIDHGSIVALDTPEALKASVGKDRVQIQTEDDQAAIAALRDRFGVEAAVHDGTVTFSVPAGEQFVPRLFAELGVPIRSVSVARPTLDDVFMAYTGRTIRDAEAANPLRQMVAAFRRRR; from the coding sequence GTGCGGGGGCTGGCCAAGCGGTACGGCGACATCGTGGCCGTTGCGGGGGTGGACTTCGCGGTCCGGCGGGGCGAGCTGTTCGGGTTCCTGGGGCCGAACGGGGCGGGGAAGACCACCACCATCAACATGCTATGCACGCTGGCCCGGCCCACCGCCGGCCAGGCCTCGGTGGCCGGCTACGACGTGGTCACCCAGCGCGACGAGGTCCGGCAGATGATCGGCCTGGTGTTCCAGGACACCACCCTGGACGGCTACCTCAGCGCGGAGCAGAACCTCCGGTTCCACGCCGAGCTGTACGGGATGCCGCGATCGGAGTTCGGGCCCCGGATGCGCCAGGTCCTGGAGATGGTGGACCTGTGGGACCGCAAGGACAGCCGGGTCCAGACCTTCTCCGGCGGGATGATGCGGCGCCTGGAGATCGCCCGGGGGCTCCTCCACGCCCCCCACGTGCTGTTCCTGGACGAGCCCACCATCGGCCTCGACCCACAGACCCGGGCCTCGATCTGGGACTACATCCGCGAGCTCCGGACCCGCGAGGACGTCACCATCTTCTTCACCACGCACTACATGGACGAGGCGGAGTACTGCGACCGCATCGCCATCATCGACCACGGCTCGATCGTGGCGCTGGACACGCCGGAGGCGCTGAAGGCGAGCGTGGGGAAGGACCGCGTGCAGATCCAGACCGAGGACGACCAGGCCGCCATCGCCGCGCTCCGCGACCGGTTCGGGGTCGAGGCGGCGGTCCACGACGGGACGGTCACGTTCTCGGTCCCGGCCGGAGAGCAGTTCGTCCCGCGGCTGTTCGCCGAGCTGGGCGTGCCGATCCGGTCGGTCAGCGTGGCCCGGCCGACCCTGGACGACGTGTTCATGGCGTACACGGGCCGGACCATCCGCGACGCCGAGGCGGCGAACCCGCTCCGCCAGATGGTCGCGGCGTTCAGGAGGAGGAGGTGA
- a CDS encoding zinc ribbon domain-containing protein, which yields MPIYEYRCAECGTQFERLQNVAGAVQPACPRCGSGQVAKLISLIGGLGATSSPGPAAGGGCGCGGACACGR from the coding sequence GTGCCGATCTACGAGTACCGCTGTGCGGAGTGCGGGACGCAGTTCGAACGCCTTCAGAACGTCGCCGGCGCCGTCCAGCCGGCCTGCCCGCGGTGCGGTTCAGGGCAGGTCGCCAAGCTCATCTCGCTGATCGGCGGACTCGGCGCGACGTCGAGCCCCGGCCCGGCTGCGGGCGGCGGGTGCGGGTGCGGCGGGGCGTGCGCCTGCGGGCGCTGA
- a CDS encoding glycoside hydrolase gives MPAKSIRGLALRRVRLARRSRTVGLMAGLALVMAAALPGSGVHAATTGPQFAPAVVLPGGQGGEPSIAIDTSPTSGRNYIYVSAIGDANGPLEWHSYDGGATFSQPVPFDLNGPLRGGDSDIVVNTDGTVIATDLDVTHASVQLSTDHGQTFNDGTTTAPEDDRPWLTANGSNVYVAYHDFVAEDPVVCFSTDGGNTFPTCNQAFGAGGSPSNCAENTIPARPLVIDPANGNLNFLYSCSTAAENAAHPPYGPLHDYYLAQSTDGGVTWTSYPVFIADTSNGKAPNYANIFGTLAADSAGNLYTLIDGTADDPNVATNPYHVYLLVSKDHGQTWSQPIQVDHERNGAGTHVLAHMVVTRPGNVDVVWYGTTATGEPNGVCGTIGNQHPCPDGFPDYTDPSAPAWHVYMAQTRTALSATPAFRQGLVDTAINHYGRICTNGLVCGSSDRSLLDFISVGVDCSGLAHVAYGSNTRSQERKGQTFVRVASQAGGTTIASPVACDIPVG, from the coding sequence ATGCCCGCAAAGTCGATTCGCGGCCTCGCGCTGCGCCGGGTACGCCTGGCACGCCGGAGCCGAACCGTGGGCCTGATGGCGGGCCTGGCGTTGGTGATGGCGGCGGCGCTGCCCGGCTCGGGCGTCCACGCGGCCACCACGGGCCCGCAGTTCGCGCCGGCCGTGGTGTTGCCGGGGGGCCAGGGGGGCGAGCCCTCGATCGCCATCGACACCTCGCCCACCAGCGGCCGGAACTACATCTACGTCTCCGCGATCGGTGACGCCAACGGACCGCTGGAATGGCATTCGTACGACGGCGGAGCCACGTTCTCGCAGCCGGTGCCGTTCGACCTCAACGGACCGCTGCGCGGCGGGGACTCGGACATCGTGGTGAACACCGACGGCACCGTGATCGCCACCGACCTGGACGTGACCCACGCGTCGGTCCAGCTCTCGACCGACCATGGCCAGACCTTCAACGACGGGACGACCACGGCGCCGGAGGACGACCGGCCGTGGCTCACCGCGAACGGCTCGAACGTCTACGTGGCCTACCACGACTTCGTGGCCGAGGACCCCGTGGTGTGCTTCTCGACCGACGGCGGGAACACCTTCCCGACCTGCAACCAGGCGTTCGGTGCCGGGGGGTCGCCGTCCAACTGCGCGGAGAACACCATCCCCGCCCGGCCGCTGGTGATCGACCCCGCCAACGGCAACCTGAACTTCCTGTACTCGTGCTCGACTGCGGCCGAGAACGCGGCGCACCCGCCGTACGGACCGCTGCACGACTACTACCTGGCCCAGTCCACCGACGGTGGCGTGACCTGGACCTCCTACCCGGTGTTCATCGCCGACACCAGCAACGGGAAGGCGCCGAACTACGCGAACATCTTCGGAACCCTGGCCGCGGACTCGGCCGGCAACCTGTACACGCTGATCGACGGGACGGCGGACGACCCGAACGTGGCCACCAACCCGTACCACGTGTACCTGCTGGTGTCGAAGGACCACGGCCAGACGTGGAGCCAGCCCATCCAGGTGGACCACGAGCGGAACGGAGCGGGAACCCACGTGCTGGCGCACATGGTCGTGACGAGGCCCGGGAACGTGGACGTGGTGTGGTACGGGACGACGGCGACCGGCGAGCCCAACGGTGTGTGCGGGACCATCGGAAACCAGCATCCCTGTCCCGACGGCTTCCCCGACTACACCGACCCCAGCGCGCCGGCCTGGCACGTGTACATGGCCCAGACCCGGACGGCGCTGTCGGCCACCCCGGCCTTCCGGCAGGGCCTGGTGGACACGGCGATCAACCACTACGGGCGGATCTGCACGAACGGGCTGGTGTGTGGCTCGTCCGACCGCTCGCTGCTGGACTTCATCAGCGTTGGGGTGGACTGCAGCGGCCTGGCCCACGTGGCGTATGGCTCGAACACGAGGTCGCAGGAACGGAAGGGCCAGACGTTCGTGCGCGTGGCGAGCCAGGCGGGCGGGACCACCATCGCCTCGCCGGTGGCCTGCGACATACCGGTCGGGTAG
- a CDS encoding MlaD family protein, whose amino-acid sequence MITKRILLNLGMFLALAAVLVWMGTGLVIQKGGGRSLVLDFENASGIAARNDVTMRGVPVGAVSNVVLTGKGIAQVTVNLEPGITVPQGTTAQIDRRSPIGDLTLNLTPGSGPALPDGAHLGLGDTRGPPDAERTIAILARVLHAIPSHDIGSLVHQLALTVRGRADDLASLSETTGHLPARLLQIRSQLVDLIRQGPKVTGVFAANAKTFADDLHQTALLADLLRDNRYALVKLSQNGARFAEVANALVSGQKPNLACLISDFGHVNEVLAQPDNLQNLIGTLDLNHFFFDAVWMAVQTGKDGIDWFRVQLLPHTEPPADAYNPKRPPPDVYAADSCSNRYGKGVGPGTQPQPVYLAPGSTLHPGK is encoded by the coding sequence ATGATCACCAAGCGGATCCTCCTCAACCTGGGCATGTTCCTGGCGCTCGCGGCGGTGCTGGTGTGGATGGGGACGGGCCTGGTCATCCAGAAGGGGGGCGGCCGGTCGCTGGTGCTGGACTTCGAGAACGCCTCCGGGATCGCGGCGCGCAACGACGTCACCATGCGCGGCGTGCCGGTCGGCGCCGTCTCCAACGTTGTGCTGACCGGCAAGGGCATCGCGCAGGTCACCGTGAACCTGGAACCCGGGATCACCGTTCCGCAGGGAACCACCGCGCAGATCGACCGGCGAAGCCCCATCGGGGACCTCACGCTCAACCTGACCCCGGGGTCCGGCCCCGCGCTTCCCGACGGCGCCCATCTGGGGCTTGGCGACACCCGGGGGCCGCCCGACGCCGAGCGCACCATCGCCATCCTGGCACGGGTCCTGCACGCCATCCCCTCGCACGACATCGGGTCCCTGGTGCACCAGCTGGCCCTGACGGTGCGCGGCCGGGCCGACGACCTGGCCTCGTTGTCGGAGACCACCGGCCACCTGCCGGCCCGCCTGCTCCAGATCCGTTCGCAGCTCGTGGACCTGATCCGCCAGGGTCCCAAGGTCACCGGGGTGTTCGCCGCCAACGCCAAGACCTTCGCCGACGACCTCCACCAGACCGCACTGCTGGCGGACCTGCTGCGCGACAACCGCTACGCGCTGGTGAAGCTATCTCAGAACGGCGCCCGGTTCGCCGAGGTGGCCAACGCCCTGGTCTCCGGGCAGAAGCCCAACCTGGCCTGCCTGATCTCCGACTTCGGGCACGTCAACGAGGTGCTGGCCCAGCCCGACAACCTCCAGAACCTCATCGGAACGCTCGACCTCAACCACTTCTTCTTCGACGCCGTGTGGATGGCCGTGCAGACGGGCAAGGACGGCATCGACTGGTTCCGGGTGCAGCTCCTGCCTCACACGGAGCCCCCCGCCGACGCCTACAACCCGAAGCGGCCGCCGCCCGACGTCTACGCGGCGGACAGCTGTAGCAACCGCTACGGGAAGGGCGTCGGGCCCGGGACGCAGCCGCAGCCCGTGTACCTGGCGCCCGGGTCTACACTCCACCCCGGCAAGTAG
- a CDS encoding MCE family protein, with product MNLGPVKRGTVTRLAGVVVVAVLALSLAACGGSSRMLSASAEFSDVGSLVTGAPVMMADVPVGKVTGITLSHDNQALVTMSIDPKAHVPRDVTARVRSTSLLGERIVDLVPASGLSASAPMLRNGDRIQNTSVRPDLEDLVSSGSGLLAPIAASQIATLVDEGYKGFGHSGGDLRTLLGNFNQIVGAYAKETGTIQSVVDSVNQLNLSLVPHMGAQAKSLVNSERALRVLREESGRLRAAIKALNRLSIGASGIMHAHFDQMSRFFAQMRVILGVLKDQQGAIEGLLRWAPFHNRNTQLVNYYDFNQVLQDFVICGLNDDPSDPARTCNPSTAPSSTTTPQPSP from the coding sequence GTGAACCTGGGCCCGGTGAAGCGGGGCACGGTGACTCGTCTGGCCGGCGTCGTGGTGGTCGCCGTGCTGGCCCTGTCCCTGGCGGCGTGCGGCGGATCGAGCCGGATGCTCAGCGCGTCGGCCGAGTTCAGCGACGTGGGAAGCCTGGTCACCGGGGCCCCCGTGATGATGGCCGACGTCCCTGTGGGCAAGGTCACCGGGATCACCCTCTCCCACGACAACCAGGCCCTGGTGACCATGTCCATCGACCCGAAGGCACACGTCCCCCGTGACGTCACGGCGCGGGTCCGGAGCACCAGCCTGCTGGGCGAGCGGATCGTCGACCTGGTCCCGGCGTCGGGCCTTTCCGCGAGCGCCCCGATGCTCCGAAACGGTGACCGCATCCAGAACACGTCCGTCCGTCCGGACCTCGAGGACCTGGTGTCGTCCGGATCGGGACTGCTCGCCCCCATCGCCGCCAGCCAGATCGCCACGTTGGTGGATGAGGGCTACAAGGGGTTCGGCCACAGCGGCGGCGACCTGCGCACGCTCCTCGGCAACTTCAACCAGATCGTGGGCGCCTACGCCAAGGAGACCGGCACCATCCAGTCCGTGGTGGATTCGGTCAACCAGCTGAACCTGTCGCTGGTTCCCCACATGGGCGCGCAGGCCAAGTCGCTGGTGAACAGCGAGCGGGCCCTCCGCGTGCTGCGGGAGGAGAGCGGGCGGCTGCGGGCGGCCATCAAGGCGCTGAACCGGCTGTCCATCGGGGCCAGCGGCATCATGCACGCCCACTTCGACCAGATGAGCCGGTTCTTCGCGCAGATGCGGGTGATCCTGGGCGTGCTGAAGGACCAGCAGGGAGCGATCGAGGGGCTTCTGCGGTGGGCGCCCTTCCACAACCGCAACACCCAGCTGGTCAACTACTACGACTTCAACCAGGTCCTCCAGGACTTCGTGATCTGCGGCCTGAACGACGACCCGTCGGACCCCGCCCGGACCTGCAACCCCTCCACCGCCCCGTCGTCCACGACCACGCCCCAGCCGTCGCCATGA